cagaaGAGAGTGTCTGAATGTGTCCTTaaattttatattatatttatttcatttctcggGCAGATAAAAAGTACCAGATCGCATATTATTCGTACAAAATAATACAGGATAGAACTAGAGCAATTAAAATGCAGAGGAAGGAGAGAGAACCAGCTGGAGCGGAGTGATTGCCTAAAAGAAACAAAGCTCCTGTCTAGAGGCTCTCCTCTCCACACTCCAGCTGATcttcaattaaacaaaaaattacttgaAAAAGAAATATCAATTTATAAAGCACACAATGATATACAATATCGTTCATAAGACTGATAaatcattaataataacaacattaaaAATGGAATGAGGAAGTATTTTGATCAAAACATATGAAACAAGTTAGTTACAAATAGAAGTAGACAGGTAGATcagaaaataaatcaaataagaTTGATTATACAAAACGCCCAGACATGTGTGTAGGTATACAAACGCAGCCCAGTGGACCAAAAGACAATAATTCTGCTGGACCATGAAAGAGCTACAAAAACAATCTATGTTTGTGCTCTGCAACATTTAATCAATCACATTAGAACAATCCTACCATTCTGACTGTTGAAACTCCCTAACTGATTGAGAAAAACACTTGTACAAGAAATCCACAATGGACTGGTCTGAGGCTATGATagattttttaaacacatggcttttaaataataatattaaacaaaattgaaaatcagaTAAAAATATGCCTTGTCATCCATGAAGTAAACAGTCAATTTATGTCAGTTGATGAAGAGAGTGTTCATTGCAGCTAAATTTATAATTGGAGCTTTAATAGAAAATACTGACCTGAAAGTTGACAGGAGGGGGAGGATTCCGTGGCTCGATGCGAACAACACTGGACTCAACCTTTGGGGGTGGTCTGAAATTATTCTTTCCAACctgaacaaaattaacatttctAAAATGATTACACAGGTTTCTTAAAATGAATTGAACCGATGTCGCCCTGTGGAGGAGTGGTCAGTTTTTGTTATGActgatcatagagtaaggactaaTTGTTAATTACTTAGGGaagaacagctttatgaagttggaccATAGTGGTCCACTGTCACTAAGGAAACCAACAAGGAGAACTTAGTGTCAACTGAATAGAACTTTGAAATGAATGCACTAGATACAATATATTTTGTAAAGGGGCTGAAAGAGACTCAAACTACAACTGCGGCGCagattttcatatttttgcaAGCAGGACAATAGGCAATCACTGAACATGGACATGTAATTAGACGAGCATACATGTAAGAAGGAAGGAGAGTGTTCTCATTTAAACATTCCAAGAGCTCCCGAGTCTTAAAGCACTTCCTTACCTTCATAAGATGTTCAACTCGAGCCAATAGCTGTGTATTAATAGAAAGCCTGCAGTACAAGAGCTCCTGAGTCTTAAAGCACTTCCTTACCTTCATAAGATGGTCAACTCGAGCCAATAGCTGTGTATTAATAGACAGCCTGCAGTACAAGAGCTCCTGAGTCTTAAAGCACTTCCTTACCTTCATAAGATGGTCAACTCGGGGccaatacatgtagctgtgtatTAATAGAAAGCCTGCAGTACAAGAGCTCCTGAGTCTTAAAGCACTTCCTTACCTTCATAAGATGGTCAACTCGAGCCAATAGCTGTGTATTAATAGAAAGCCTGCAGTACAACTTGTCTCCTGGCTTAGCAACTAATCGCTGAGCAAATTCCTGCTGAAACATTAACACTGCACACCTATACAAACAAAGAAATGAGGATGTTATAGCCACAAATTCTACCTTACTGTAAAAGACTCTCTCCAAATACcagttaaaaacataaaaaacctACAAATAGACTTTCATGAAAAACCTACAAACCGACCAAAGTAGATGCAtctaaatctgtgaacatttttttttcattctttaatGCACACTCTTTAAATATCATATGATGGTGCCAGCAAACGTCTTACCATCTTTCTTAAACATTACAAATAGTGGAGGAGCATCAAACACTGGCATGACTGATGTAGCTAAATCAAGTAACTCACAGTCTCTGCTGTGTAATTTGTTTGGAGGCCCAGGGTGACTATGAGATTCAATACAGGAAAGGTTTCACAATTCAAACACAAGACTTACCTAAAGAAGGGTCTATGGAGAAGGAGTTTGAAGACAAAAGGAGATGAGATTTGATAAGGAAGATTAGCAACACATGCATCAAAGAAAGGTAGATCTGACTTCAAGACGTCACCGATGACCATGTGAAGTTTGCTCGCTACATGCCTGTCAGAATAAAGACATTTAAAAGACTTTAGAAGAAGTACCAGAGTTACTGTTGgattcaagtaaaaaaaaaaaattatgtttgagATGAAAATCTGATGCCTTGGGAGGGATACTTACGTTCCTTGGACTCTTTTCTGAAGCTCTGCTGCAAGTCTTGGATCAATCTCACAAGCTACTACCTGTAATGAAACAATAAATTTTCCATCAACAATTATTTAGCAATCATGTTAATTAAGAAGCCAGGCTAGAGGTTATCTTTGGATCTTTCTTTCTTTGGCCTTGAACATTGAAGCAGGAGGATAAGGGGAGGGGAGATGTGTCTGAGTGGGAAATTGGGGGTGGGGGCAAGGGTGTTACGTAGAAGATTCCCTTGACATATAGTTGGGGGCTGCTGGAGAAATTCTGTGACACTGTTAGTCATTGTCGGTATATCAAAATAAATACTGATGCCTTCTACAAGTTATAATTTTGATTGACTgcatcttatgtcacaggttttcaatgactaattttgttgtgtctgtttttctttgtgttgtgttttgttttgtttttggttttactgcgccttgaacacccagcagggtggatatgtgcgcattaccagtcttattattattattattattaccaccTATACTGTCGTGTTAAAAGTAACCTACTCAATCACCTACTGGTTAAAAGTAACCTACTCAACTTTGGGTGTTTTACAATGACAAATGTTGACAAGGATATTGGGAGAGTGCATCAAGTACCTTTTTGGCCTTCTCCAGGAGTTTGACAGTCATGTTTCCAGTTCCAGGACCAACCTCTAGCACTGTGTCTGTTGGACGCAAGGCCGCCTGTAGGAAATAAttgataaaaatacaagaaTACAATATCGGTCAATCAATGCAAGCGTaatagggcctacatgtatgaaaaCTTTCTTTACTGCAATACAGTCCAATTAACATGATTTGGTGATGCATACCTTATCAATGATTGAATCAACTATCAATGGATTCTTCAGAATGTGCTGACCAATGGCCGTCCTGAACTGGATTCCTGTAATGGCAAGaaattcaaacaaattaaaggaaATACATCAAGGAAATTATTAACTTACTTAATATGTTACCATGGTTAATAGTAAGTAATACTTTTATTTGCTTTCGGGACAAATGTGtaataaaacaagaaaacatGGTTTAAAAAATGGTAAGAAATTCATGCTATTTTGAGGCGAAACTTAACCAACAAATAATCATGTTTTGAACAGCGGCGTAGATGGACGTTTTTTTAGCAAGGGGGCATTGCTCTGCCTCTTGTCTAAGTGGGCTTCCAGGGGAACAGGTTTATTAGTGGGGGGAATTTTAAGCCTTTATTTGTGTGTACGCTACTGTGCAGGGTGAAAAGGGCCACCATCCTCagaatttttgttgttttgatgcCGCAGCAACTGACTGAGACTGcggttgtttattttgtttacttaggcCGAGTTGTGATAACGTAGGGTTACGTTATATCGCAACAAGTTTACTTTGGCGCTACCTAACTAACCTAACTAAAAAAACTATCATGATTTCTTTTTCATGGGGGAGAGCAGGGGCACCTCTGAAGGGGCACTGGAAATGTCTAATGAACAATTACAATACAATGCCATCGTacttatattaaaggaacacgttgccttggatcggacgagttggtctatttaaagcgtttgaaactgttatgaaatgcatatggttagaaagatgttttaaaagtagaatataatgatctacacaagtgtcactcaaaattgcatggttttccttgtacgtcgcgaactatcaaggtcgaccatttatgggagtcaaaattttgactcccataaatggccgaccgtgttagtcgacgaggtaaaaagaaaaccacgcaatttcgaggcatttgtgtagatcattgtattctactattacgtacaatatctttctaaccacatgcattttatagcaaacggttacaaacgctttttatagaccaactcgtccgatccaaggcaacgtgttccttttccTTTaataagggaaaagggaagttgaagaggaaaacaaaatgtattgtgAGAATCTAATTTCTAAATCTAAAAGTAaagtataatattaataactaattccaataacaaaattataaattctAACTATTAGAAATTCACAAATTTAGGAACTAAATATCTGGTTTAAACtggtttatttaacttttttaaatggCAATGAGCATAGAAAAAGCAGTGAAAAGTCGTGGAACTCGTTGAATTGTTGTGCAGGTATGTAATGTAGTTGTGTTTCATAATCACACCGACACTGACTGGCACTGTGTTAGtgcatggaggtacctccatggttagcGTGTGTTCTCATAATATTTAATTGGAATTTGCAATGAAAATAATGACTTACCCTGCTTGAAAACCTGTTCATGAACGCGAGATTTCTTGGCACTCTTTACTTTAGgcatttttgattttttttattgcagcATCGAATCAAACAATATGGATTCTTTTTAGGGAAAGTGACAGATATTGTCAAACTGATTGCCTTTTACATTTTTTCAATAAACACCACCCAGCAGCAATGCACACGTGTGACGACGAGTTGTGTTGCAATGTTTGTATCGAGTGCGCCCTCCTTTGACAGTGTTTAGAGAGTTTTTATACAGTCAACAACTCACACAGGGGTGAACAGCATTTTgttccaacaatgttttatttcgTGCTTCCATGGGTGTGAATTGATTAAAACATTGAGGAATAATGCAAATACACTTGGTAAACACCCGTTGCCCATATGGATGTGGTGGCAATAATGCCCCGTTGCCCAATGGATGTGGTGCCATATTGCttgattctacctccatgatttctTGATGCTGCATGGCTGGGGTTCTTATGGGTCAAATAATgggtcattttttttcttctcccaaTTAGATACATGGCAGTTTAGTAACAGCTGGTCTCTCTGATTCAACCTAAATCTCTATTTCAACTGTATTCAGTGCACGCCCATGATCTCACAATGATCGCAAGAATTTGAATCTTCCTTGATGGGTTTAAATTGTCAAAGGAGTGGacctgggccaatttcatagagctgcttaagcaaaaaatttgctttaaggcagtggacactatttgtaattgtcaaagactagtcttcacaattggtgtatctcaacatatgcataaaataacaaacctgtaaaaatttgagctcagtcggtcatcgaacttgcgagataataatgaaagaaaaaacacccttgtcacacgaagttgtgtgcgtttagatggttgatttcgagacctcacgttcTAAACTAGAggacttgaaatcaaattcgtggaaaattacttatttctcgaaaactatggcacttcagagggagctgtttctcacaatgttttataccatcaacctctcccattactcattaccaagcaaggttttgtgctaatacatataattatttttagtaattaccaatagcgtccactgcctttaagcatgaaAATTGCTCGCTTGTTTacacgttactggccaaaatgtcatgccatatacattgcttgtgactggtatttagctgtttttacttagcataacaattgaatggagtcttggccggtaatctgattttactaagcaaggatttttttgcttaagcaaaattttgtgcttaaaggaacacgttgccttggatcggtcgagttggtctttgaaaagcgtttgtaaccgttttttataaaatgcatatgggtagaaagatgttgtaaaagtagaatacaatgatccacacaaacatgcctcgaaattacgtggttttcctttaaccttgtcgactaacacgtcggccatttatgggggtcaaaattttgacccccataaatggccgaccatgttagttcgcacagtagaaggaaaaccacgcaatttcgaggcaaacttgtgtggatcattgtattctacttttaaaacatctttccaaccattatgcattttataaaaaacggttacaaacgcttttgttttgaccaactcgtccgatccaaggcaacgtgttcctttaaaggaacacgttgccttggatcggtcgagttggtctttgaaaagcgtttgtaaccgttttttataaaatacatataggtagaaagatgttgtaaaagtagaatacaatgatccacacaaacatgcctcgaaattgcgtggttttccttttacctcgtcgactaacacgtcggccatttattgacccccataaatggccgaccatgttagttcgcacagtagaaggaaaaccacgcaatttcgaggcaaacttgtgtggatcattgtattctacttttaaaacatctttccaaccatatgcattttataaaaaacggttacaaacgcttttgttttgaccaactcgtccgatccaaggcaacgtgttcctttaagcagctctatgaaattgggccctgttaagTTTTCAAGATACATTCCATTCGGATCATTACTTCTCGCCCACTCCATTCTGGTTACACTACTGCCCATAGCCACTGTCCCAGTGACCTTTGAATTGCACAGTATCAATTAACCTTTCACTCATAGGTAAAACATGCCTCGCCCTTACAAGAAAGAACAAAGCATTGGGCTTGATTTCTACCCCAAACCCAAGAGacaataaccccccccccctaacaaacaaaaacactttaatTACAAACACAGAcaataaacaaacttttttacAATGGCATGACTAAGTTTTTATTCAGAAGATTGCCAGAATGGCCTCTCTCTCAAAAAGTTTCCGTAATAATGAAATACATTGTAGATTTTTTATCTTTTATCCTTGCGCCTGAATGCATGTTCAGAGGCAGACCTTGCAGATAATGAACTACTAATTCGTGGATTGTTCTTGTTTGCTGTTTTCAGTAAGCGAATTGTGGAATCAATCTTGAGCTGACATCAGATTTCCATTCTGATGTTTCCTCTGATGATGCACAAGACGTTTCGTTTAGAGATGTGTACTACAGTTCTGTGTTTTACATTTGATGTTGTTGCTGATGAGGATACGAGATGTCACCTGCAAAAAAAGGGAAATGAACAATCAGGAGTCAGAGTCTTTAATGACAACAACAGTTCTGAAACTCTAATAAATTGAATGAGGTATGGGAATGCTGAAATGATCGCAGTTCCACCTTTTGGAATATCAGGTTTCAAAAATGCTTTTTGGAAAAGTAtcctcagcactagagaagttGATCAAAGATCAGGATTCATTTATATCTCATCTGGAGGAAGATTTGTTTTCCACCAGGAAGACATATCAAAATCTGAATTTGATAAAAGGctgaattttctcaaaaacctaaaaaaaaagttgacatCTAGACTTCTTAGAATAATCTTGCTGCTTACTGTTAAACCAGAAATCTTAGGATCTTTCAAAACCTTACAAAGTTTAACCTGATTTTGTATAGGATGCCACCCTTGCAGAAAAAgtaagtttatttgtttttgtagtaCTGTACAGCACCAAAAGACAACAGAGCCTGACGTTGGATTCTGAagtttttaaatactttttaagGTAGATGGAGGCGGGCATCAAAGATAATTACCTTGTTATGTAATGCGAAATGTAGCCATTGCCTTTTTCTTCTACCTCAACCTTCGAGCCTCTCTCTCAGACTCAAGCAGAGTCAGGATGTCTCCGTCTCTAACAGGCCCTTTCACATTACGGATGATAGAACGATTGGAGTCATCAAGGAACTCCACTCTCACTTGTGTACACTGTCCCTGGGAGCCGGTACGGCCGAGAACCTTGGTAACCTGTTCATAGGAAACATGTGCATTTATTATTGATCTTGAAATAGtaaaatacaattacaaatacaaccAGTCCATTTactggaaaagtttctgtaccacgccaccaccttttcattcaatatgaaataataaactaacttacctcaatgagatataaCAATTAAAAAGGGGTGGTGGCAGGATCGAAAAGTTATCCCTTTTACTTTCAGATTAGCAgaagaaatacatgtacattgatttGATTTAACCTTGGGCCCTATGTAATTctagctttaaaggaacattacagaattagtttttactaacaaaacggttgctggcagtgtacaaactttatgtaatccaccatatacataaactgatcggtcatctgggtcatgaggaatagtgaaaaaacgattacaaattttgcattgcatcaacgtcaaaataaaaataaacaaaacggacacagagcgataaactccagACGTGAAGTTAGATTATTTCTTTCTTATCAAAtaagacatttcagacagaactGTTTCAACTTGGGATGTTTCCaactgtcatcatcattagaccatgtgagttttatgtaaatccgTTATCTTTACGATTTGTGTTTCTTACTAATTCCGTgacgttcctttaaattgtcTGCAAATGTTcaccaaatttcaatttcttTAATATATCACACTATGGTCCAACTCTCGGACTCTTGTCTTGTTtgtattaattaatatttggccttattttcataaaattaaaaatgtacaaacacagtaaaaatacaatttaattgagtaaattaaaaaaaaattaatttcaagcACAACGTATTGTCAGTGGGTTTAGAATGTATGAATTAATGGAAAGGGTTTCATTAATTGCACAGACACTGTAAGTTCAAGTAAGTTAAGGCCAGAAACAACAAATCGTAGGAATGTGCAGAAggttaaacagcgccctcctcGGGCACACGTGCAAACCTACGCACCCACAGTGCACGCACATGAGATGCAGGCTGATAGAATCACGCACTTTTTAATCGCCGAATTTTAAGTCTTCCGAAAAATATGTTTTCATGTACACATGAATGATGAATTTTGAAGTAATATAAACTA
The sequence above is drawn from the Asterias amurensis chromosome 13, ASM3211899v1 genome and encodes:
- the LOC139945787 gene encoding dimethyladenosine transferase-like, yielding MPKVKSAKKSRVHEQVFKQGIQFRTAIGQHILKNPLIVDSIIDKAALRPTDTVLEVGPGTGNMTVKLLEKAKKVVACEIDPRLAAELQKRVQGTHVASKLHMVIGDVLKSDLPFFDACVANLPYQISSPFVFKLLLHRPFFRCAVLMFQQEFAQRLVAKPGDKLYCRLSINTQLLARVDHLMKVGKNNFRPPPKVESSVVRIEPRNPPPPVNFQEWDGLVRIAFVRKNKTLNASFKTRSVMEMLEKNYRIHCSVKNIPIPSDFDIKVRIQQILESNDFDKKRARTMDIDDFLRLLNCFNLEGIHFS